In Pogoniulus pusillus isolate bPogPus1 chromosome 1, bPogPus1.pri, whole genome shotgun sequence, one DNA window encodes the following:
- the BDKRB1 gene encoding B1 bradykinin receptor, whose translation MTETPLLTLLSSNKSENKSSLAICPDLNDWWDIVYYIIPKYIDTICVIGMLGNVFVLFTYLLHKAPLKIAEIYLLNLAVADLIFLTCLPFWAKNIRNGFNWPFGKFLCRSTNASIGLNMYTSIYLLVAVSVDRHLTFVHTLNHRGIRSKTMAKGICLLTWFFGILLSVPAFVFRTVKYFPAWNISACSLDFPTPLWATAERLLFNIAGFGLPSTAIIFLNFSTICSLQKKARERRALRTKTCKEHKGTKATGLIFTVVLIFLLCWTPYHFFVFLDILYKTEVIKGCFWGELLNFGEQFGYTLAITNSCINPVIYVFVGKYFRKKALEVFSQFFPCGFHLRWVSFKEKSSYFNMFTVRSSST comes from the coding sequence atgactgaaACTCCTCTACTGACTCTTCTCTCCTCAAACAAGAGTGAAAACAAGAGCAGCTTGGCTATCTGCCCTGACTTGAATGACTGGTGGGATATTGTATACTATATAATACCCAAGTATATTGATACCATCTGTGTTATTGGAATGCTTGGAAATGTATTTGTTCTTTTCACTTATCTACTGCACAAGGCCCCCCTGAAAATAGCTGAAATTTACCTTTTGAACTTAGCTGTTGCGGATCTTATCTTCCTCACTTGCCTCCCTTTCTGGGCAAAGAACATCAGGAATGGATTTAACTGGCCATTTGGAAAATTCCTTTGTCGCAGCACCAATGCATCCATTGGCCTGAACATGTACACCAGCATCTACTTGCTGGTTGCAGTCAGTGTGGATCGCCATCTGACTTTTGTTCATACCTTGAACCACAGGGGGATACGGAGCAAAACTATGGCCAAAGGGATATGCTTGCTCACCTGGTTCTTTGGCATCCTTCTCAGTGTCCCAGCTTTTGTGTTCCGGACTGTGAAATACTTTCCCGCATGGAATATTTCAGCATGCTCTTTAGACTTCCCCACCCCGTTGTGGGCAACTGCTGAAAGGCTGCTGTTCAACATAGCGGGGTTTGGCTTGCCATCGACAGCAATCATCTTCCTTAACTTTTCTACCATTTGCTCCCTGCAAAAAAAAGCAAGAGAACGAAGAGCGCTCAGAACAAAGACTTGTAAGGAGCACAAAGGCACAAAGGCTACCGGATTGATCTTCACAGTAGTCCTGATATTTCTTTTGTGTTGGACTCCTTACCATTTTTTTGTATTCCTTGATATATTATACAAGACAGAagtgatcaaaggctgcttctgGGGAGAACTACTCAACTTTGGTGAGCAGTTTGGTTATACTCTGGCTATTACCAACAGTTGCATTAACCCCGTGATTTATGTCTTTGTTGGGAAATACTTCAGGAAAAAGGCTTTGGAAGTTTTTTCACAGTTTTTTCCCTGTGGATTTCATTTGAGATGGGTATCGTTCAAAGAAAAGTCTTCATATTTCAACATGTTTACAGTCAGGAGTAGTTCAACCTAA
- the BDKRB2 gene encoding B2 bradykinin receptor: protein MVSITTENVTQLYNVMATQEFTVSPGNVHNHSEVHQPNKYECINSDLWQWLHNFQPGFLWFIFILGAIENCFVLIVLCFHKSRCTVAEIYLANMAVADLMLVCALPFWAINISNMFHWPFGLFLCKAVNVMSHMNLYASIYFLTLVSIDRYLALVKTMSLGRMRRTVCAKWNSFVVWTCALLICSPSIVFRNLQYFAEYNITACSLLYPAPYWHPANNGLLNIVGFVIPLCVITYCTTQIIKTLRSNELQKLKFVQTERKATMLVLAVLLLFIVCWLPFQISTLIDTICYFLPTLKCLEEINDIATQIAVYCACSNSCLNPVLYVIVGKHFQKKAVEFCKGLFPKRYRRSQSVQMENSLDTLKTSISSDYARKKSMSIFQLPR from the coding sequence ATGGTTTCCATCACAACTGAAAATGTTACACAACTCTACAACGTCATGGCCACCCAGGAGTTCACAGTCAGCCCAGGAAATGTTCATAATCATTCAGAAGTGCATCAGCCAAATAAATATGAATGTATTAATTCAGATCTGTGGCAATGGCTGCATAATTTTCAGCCTGGATTCCTCTGGTTTATATTTATTCTGGGGGCAATAGAAAATTGCTTTGTCCTCATTGTCCTGTGTTTCCACAAAAGTCGTTGCACAGTGGCTGAAATTTACCTAGCAAACATGGCAGTTGCTGACCTGATGTTAGTCTGTGCCTTGCCTTTCTGGGCCATTAATATTTCTAATATGTTCCACTGGCCTTTTGGCCTATTCCTTTGTAAAGCTGTCAATGTAATGAGCCATATGAATTTATATGCTAGCATTTATTTCCTGACACTAGTGAGCATCGATCGCTATCTGGCCTTGGTGAAAACCATGTCTCTTGGACGGATGCGACGAACTGTCTGTGCTAAATGGAACAGCTTTGTGGTGTGGACTTGTGCACTGCTCATATGTTCACCTAGTATTGTGTTTCGAAATCTACAATATTTTGCAGAATACAATATCACAGCCTGCTCTCTTCTTTACCCAGCCCCCTACTGGCATCCTGCAAACAATGGCTTGCTGAATATTGTGGGCTTTGTGATCCCACTCTGTGTCATTACCTATTGCACTACCCAAATCATCAAAACCTTACGCAGCAATGAGCTACAAAAACTGAAGTTTGTCCAGACAGAGAGGAAAGCCACTATGCTGGTCCTTGCTGTGCTCTTGCTGTTCATTGTTTGTTGGCTTCCATTCCAGATCAGCACACTCATTGACACAATCTGTTACTTTTTACCTACTTTAAAATGCTTGGAAGAAATCAATGACATAGCGACACAGATAGCTGTATACTGTGCCTGTAGCAACAGCTGCCTGAACCCAGTCCTGTATGTAATTGTTGGAAAGCACTTCCAGAAGAAGGCTGTGGAATTCTGCAAGGGCTTGTTCCCAAAGAGGTACAGAAGATCACAGTCTGTGCAGATGGAAAACTCCCTGGACACTTTAAAAACTTCCATTTCAAGTGACTACGCAAGGAAAAAGTCTATGTCTATTTTCCAGTTACCACGATAG